AGCATAGCTGTGGTCCCCTCATGGCACCGAGACCCTCTGGAGGGATGGGGTTGCTGGGGGGGAGCGATACCCCCAAAAAATGGCCAAGCTTCCTTTTTACTGGGTCTTTTTGTTCAACAGTAGATATTCCTGGGGGTGCGAGAGCCGCGCCCAGAAGGGTTTGGAAAAACTAGCAGTTTTGGCCACCTCAATCTTggcttcttttaattttatgtttaagaAAAGAGCATTTATGGAATGATGCTCCCATAGAGGCCTTGATGTTTCTAAACAACAGCCTGAAAAAATCTAGTGCCCGCAGCCCGAAAggcagaagttttaaaaataaattcatccTGAGCCTCCGGCAGATTAATCGGGCAGGGCGTGCTCCAGGGGCGTAATCCGGGCGGCAAATTGCTGAAAATCCTTGGAGCGAACCGGCGGAGATTTCGAGAGacaaatttctcattttcttgggctaaaaatagatgcaaaaaaatatgcttttaaaatggaagaaaaggtgGTGGGTGACTTTGCTGTCGGCATCCTCTTGATGAAAGGgggtggccaggctgcagaGTGCCCGGCCAAAAGCGTTATCGACGCTTTTTCCTGAAGAGCTCCATTAGCTTGCgcaagtgcttttctttttttcttttttttttttttttttgagactaAAAGGCTGAAAACCGCCTGGTTTTGGATGCCTTGCAGGGTGTAGCATTACCCCACGCCGTGTCCTTTGGCTTTAGTTCACGCAAAAGGCAGCTTTCAAGGGCAAGACAGAGCAGTCCAAAAAACCCGCCTGTACTTCGAAATGAAATGTGGTCGGCTGCCAgaagcagaaggggaaaaaaagtaaaatggcAGTAATAAATGTTGTCACCTCCCGTGCTCCGGCCCTTTCTGGGGTCAGGAGGACTGTGTGCTAGAGGGCAGTACCGAGCTTGCAGGAGTAAGTCCATGAAGAAATTTGTGtttaatgaacaaaaatatttaacttctggGTAATATTTAATCATCCGGTTTGGGGAGCCGAGCTATGCTGCCAAACCCCATCAGCTAGGCTTGTGTGGAGTTGTTCTCTCGCTCGTGTTTCCTACCTGAAGACACAGAGGTGAAAACCCACCGGCGTGCCGGGGCTTGGTCTGATGAGGTTTATTTGTTGGGACCCAGGGAGCGCGTGGCTGTGCTGGTTACGCAAGCAGCAAGTTGCCTACCATGTCTTAGTTTCTGATTTGCTTTATGTTCTCTAAATGATGCAGGAGTTTGTCGCGTACCaaagtttgctttcttgcaggcGTTTTGGCTGAGTGTCTGTGGTCTGATTAGGGTCATCAGCCCCGTCAcagctcggggggggggcgcatCACTGAGCACATGGGACTACGGCATCCCAAACCCTGTTTCAGCTCTCAGCCCCCGTTTCGTTCTGGCATGGCATCAGGGGCTCTCTCGCTGCGTTTCAGGGGCAACACCAGGGTGGAGGAAGCCTGTGAGATGTACACCAGGGCTGCCAACATGTTCAAGATCGCTAAAAACTGGAGCGGTGAGTAGAGCCCCTGCCGTTGGGGGGGGGTGCTGCATAGAGGGGAGCTCACACTGATGTGACCCACGAGTGCCTGAGCATCTTCCTGCGAATTATCGCAGTGGAGTTTTACATCCCAGCCTGTTTCCCTGGGGACGGTCAGTAGGTGAGCAGTGCCCAGCCACAAACAATTTGGGGTTGTTGCATCTCTCACCTCTCTGGGTCCTGGGAAGGGATGGCGCCGCTGTTTTGTGTCGATCCCGCTTGTTACCGGGCTGGAGGGGTACATGGGGTCGGTGTGTGTTTCTCTCCCAGCCGCAGGAAACGCGTTTTGTCAGGCAGCCAAGCTGCacatgcagctgcagagcaaacaCGACTCGGCCACCAGCTTCGTGGACGCCGGGAACGCCTACAAAAAAGCGGACCCGCAAGGTAAGGGGAGCCAAACCCGGGACTCTTTCTCGCAGAGCTGCTTAGCGGCAGAGGAGGTGCTCTGCCGAGGCTTTCGGTAGTCACCAGCTCCACGGGGCTGCGGATCCCCGCTGCGGGCTACTCGAAAGCCGTAACGCCTCCTGCACTTCCGCTTCTCCAAAGCAGTCCTTCAGGTGACGCAAGCTAGTCGGCATTGTCTCGGTCTGCCGCGTGGACTGGCACGTGCCGGGGTGTCGTCTCCTCGAGGCGATCCCTGGCGCTTTGGCTGTACCAGAGCCTTTGCTGAGCTTTGGCAGGCTGCGGTGCGTTGGCTCGGGTCTGCACCGCGCTGGGGTCCCTGTCCCCTTCCCAGGGGATtccccagggcagaggagaggtgGGAGGAAAACGGACTGACCCTTGATGGGATAAGGGTAAAGGATCTGAATTCTTCAAATCTGGTCGTAAAGAGCAGGGTTGTGGTTTTGTGGAAGGCCTCTGGTTCCCCTCACCCTCGCTGAGTGGTTGGAAACAACCCACCCGACCCACCAGTATTACCCTGTGCTTTCCTGTGCCGGGGGCTGAAGAAACCAACTCGGGGCTGATGCTACTGTTTTGTAACTAAAACCCCCCAATTTCCTAGAAAACGGCAGCCCCTGCATGTTTATGAGATCAGCATTTTGAGTTTTGCTCCATTTGAAGATGGAGCCTGACAAACCTGGGGAACAAGTCATTTGTATTTTGTCCATCCTAATTTTTGACTGTTTCTTTGAGTTTTTCCGTGGGCAAACCGGCAGGCTGTCGGTGAGACGGGGACATTCGCGGTGGGTGAACCAGGATTAGATCTGCAGATGCAAAAATGCAGGGGATGCTACCTCTGTAGGTGTTAGGGGTTGAAAATTCTGCATCAGACACACACGTGTGCGAgtaggtatttttttaagaagctggTGTGTGGTCTGATGAAGAGCAACATTACCGAGATCTGGTTTTTGAAGGGGGGGAGGTCTTGGGCTGGGAAGTCTGACGTGCTGGCTGACACTGTTGTTTTTCCTGAACACTCATGCTGCAGAGGCCATCAACTGCTTAAATGCAGCTATCGATATCTACACTGACATGGTAAGAAGCTGCACTGGCAGCTCGTGGACGGATGCGCTCGTGAGAGATGCGGCTCGGTAAATGCTGTGCGTGCTGGGCAGAGGGGGAAGCTCCCGTCTCACGCGCAACCTTCTGCCTTCTCTAGGGGCGATTCACCATCGCTGCCAAGCACCACATCACCATCGCCGAGATCTACGAGGCCGAGCTGGTAGACATTGAAAAGGTAAGGATGGTGCTTGCGCGGCTCTGCCGGTGCCGCGGTGGCTGCATTTCCTTCCCCGGCCAGAGCAGCGCTGAGCTCCACAGGGACAATAAAACCCGTCTCCCACCTGGCACCAGGCTGCTTATGTAGCTGCAACTCACCCGTAACTTGAACTTCGTGTTAACGGGGCGAGCGATGATTTTTTCCCAGCACGGGTCTCTCACGGGGAAATCTTGACTCTTTTGCGCACCCCTCTGCTGAGCAACAGCACGGCAGGGCTGGCCGAGACCCCCAGGTGAGAAACTTTCTCAACAGAAGTGATGGTTCACGTCTGAAAAGCACGTTGGGAAAGTCGTGGGGCGGTTTTATAGCTATTTCCCGACGCGCCCGAAGGAAGCTGCTGTTACTTGCCGTTCCCAGTTCAGCACCGACCCTCCCTTGTTCCCCTGGCCGAGGTCCCTGAGCAGGAATGCCGCAGCAGCTGCGATTATACGTGTTCATAGTCACTACCTCAAGAGCGCTGTCACTGTACTAACCCTGCTCTGGAGTTTGGGGCACTTCACAGGCTCACGGTCAAATTCCCAAGGGCAGCCTCGTGTTTTGAGCGTGCGGGGGATGCGTGGCAGTGCCTCGCTCCACCAGAATCCCCGCGGTGTGCCGTGCCGCCGCTCCCTCTATGCGCAGAACGGAAAAGCTTTTGTGAATGTGGTTGTCTGGCTGAAAATTGTACTTCAGAGGTGGCATTCAAGCGCGCTGTTTCTGTCCCCAGGCGATCGCGCACTACGAGCAGGCTGCGGACTATTACAAAGGAGAGGAGTCTAACAGGCAAGTGGTCCTTGTAAAAGACTCGTGAAGGGGATTTGTCCTAGCCAGCCCCTGCGCTCGCACACCTCGCCTGCCAGCCTCTTCTAAAACAGCCTCTGGTGGGACACCAGGTCCAACTTCGATGCCTGTTTAAGGGTCTCATCCTGCACGTGGGGGCGCAGAGAAAGCAGGGAGGGATCGAACAGTGTCCATCACGGGTCTGTGCTGAGCTGAAGGTCTTTGTGCCattctgtgtgttttaattgtggctgctaaaaagaaaattccccTCATTTGCAGCTTTTGGGTCCCACTGTTATATATGCCAGGCGGTGCTTGGAGGTACGAGggcagggatttattttttatcccCCAGGACACAATTACTTACTTTAATGCTGTAATTGCAGCTCAGCCAACAAGTGTCTGCTGAAGGTGGCTGCCTACGCCGCGCAGCTGGAGCAGTACCAGAAGGCGATAGAAATCTATGAGCAGGTGAGGGCGCGTGCTTCGTCTGGGCAGAAATTTCTCGGAAATGAAAAGCAGGTCAGTGTGGTGGTCTCACAAAAAGAAGCTCCTGTTCTCACTTATTCCGGGGCTGATTATGCCTTTACGAGACATGCTTTGCTCCTTTGCTTTTAAGAGTTGTTTAAACTtagcaaaggctttttttccccctgagttCTATTGTTTCTAGAAAAGGCAGGGGGAAGGAAATCTATCCCCCCGCCcccatattttctgtttgcggacagctgtgtggtgctgtcCTGTTTTTAATTCAGCTCTTAATGAAGCGGTTTTCCTTCCCAACTTTAATAATACCTTCTTGTGCCTAGGTGGGAACAAACACGATGGATAATCCTTTGCTCAAGTATAGCGCGAAAGAGTATTTCTtcaaagctgctctgtgccacttCATCGTGGACGAGCTGAATGCGAAGGTCAGTGGGCTCAGGGCAGTCGTCCCAAATGTCCTGCATCCCTCTTCATCGACCTTTGCCGGCTGAGACCTGCTCTTGCGGGCACGGGGATTTGCGTGGCTCTGGCACGGACTGAAGCTGGAAGGGCCGAATTGGATTTACCGTGAATATTTCCCAAGCTCTCGGTGTGGTTTTAGGACCAGAAGGCAAACGCTGAACTAAAAAGCAAGTAGTTTAGTGTGAAACGAGGGTAAGGGTTGTCTTCTCTCTTTCAGCTTGCACTTGAGAAATACGAAGAAATGTTCCCAGCGTTCACAGATTCACGGGAGTGCAAGCTATTGAAAGTGAGTAAAGCCAGTACTAAGATACAGGTCAGGCTTGGAAACACACACTGCCCTTTACTTCGTGCTTTTTCACCTCGCCAGAGATGTGGTCGTTTATTTGAACGGTCGAGAGGTCAGCAGACTTGCTCAGCACTCATTGGGTTCATACCAGACTTGTGGAAGTAGCTGCAGCAGAAAGATGATTGTTCTCgctaacttaaaaaaacccaaacccccaaactaaCTATTTTTGTGTTCGTGGCAGGAATACACAGTAACAACagtatttcctaattttttaatgtatttcctaatttttccaGAAACTGCTGGAAGCCCACGAGGAGCAGAACTGCGAGGCATACACCGAGGCAGTAAGTAGTCGCAAATTGGCTAAGGTGCGCTTGCGGATGGTGGGTTGTtcctttttttacctttttttgggGTGTGCATGCTGTTAAATGTTGGGCAACTGGTTGCCTGAGAGCCAAGTGCTGCGACCGAGTCCAGCGGGGCAAAACACAGGGCAGGTCAGTGCTGAGCCAGCCCGCAGGAGCGATGGACTTGGGCAGAACCActtccagcctctgctctgGCAAGTCCCAAAGTTAACGCGTTAAAATAACTAGTTTCTCCCTGAGGGTTAAGTAAAGATCCTGCCCAGTTTTGCTTCAGCCCCTTTTGGTGTTCGGCAGTGGCTTAAAGTGCTCTGTGTGGATTTggataaacagaaatattttatttaattttttttttttttcctctgggaagACTAGAAGTTTTAAAAGACCATACTTCCAGAGCTGCGgaatgctgcttctgcagcagtcTTGTTTGCTTTCTAATATCTTAAACAGATTagtgttttgttattttttttctaataggtTAAAGAATTTGACTCGATATCGCGGTTGGACCAGTGGCTCACAACCATGCTGCTTCGCATCAAGAAGTCAATCCAAGGAGAAGGGGACGGGGACCTGAAGTGAATCGTGCGTGGTGTTCGTGGCATGCAGCCTAAGTAACCTGGTCTTGCGTTACAGCCAAGGACCACTGTGGGATACGTGATAAAATATCTCGCTTTATTTTGTCGCTTACAAATCCAATGACTTGTGTGTTTCTTTAGTATCCTGCTCTTTGTCGTGACACCGTGGGTAGCTGGGGAGCGACGCTCTGGGTAGCACCAGCAGATCTTTCGGAGGTGAAAGCAGCACTTACaggcagaaatccttttttCGGTGGTGTACGCGGTGAGCCCGCAGCCTGCGCTTCCCGCTGTTCTGTCCCAAGGCTCAGTACCACCGCCTCCagcatgtaaatattttgtccGTGCCAGCACATTGCAAGTAATTGGTTCTGATCTGTTGCCATATCGGTTCTGTCTTGAAACTGGCCTGTCGGATGCACGTG
The DNA window shown above is from Grus americana isolate bGruAme1 chromosome 3, bGruAme1.mat, whole genome shotgun sequence and carries:
- the NAPB gene encoding beta-soluble NSF attachment protein — translated: MDSTGKEREAVQLMAEAEKRVKGSHSFLRGLFGGNTRVEEACEMYTRAANMFKIAKNWSAAGNAFCQAAKLHMQLQSKHDSATSFVDAGNAYKKADPQEAINCLNAAIDIYTDMGRFTIAAKHHITIAEIYEAELVDIEKAIAHYEQAADYYKGEESNSSANKCLLKVAAYAAQLEQYQKAIEIYEQVGTNTMDNPLLKYSAKEYFFKAALCHFIVDELNAKLALEKYEEMFPAFTDSRECKLLKKLLEAHEEQNCEAYTEAVKEFDSISRLDQWLTTMLLRIKKSIQGEGDGDLK